From Pseudanabaena sp. PCC 6802, one genomic window encodes:
- a CDS encoding NB-ARC domain-containing protein, with amino-acid sequence MTDWSFGEALLVLDAVLAPNSLSNLEELMIRYCSEGKTYAEIAQITGYDDDYIRTVGFRLWQRLSKVMSLRVSKSNFQTILRRYQESKSRPTTNPHPETTAISHCHADWDTAADAPHFYGRDSEVATLSRWVAEDRCRLVSILGMGGIGKSSLAIRLAQTLQPQFEVLIWRSLKSAPPLDELLNGLLKFLAPSPDTSIPTTVAAKLEQLIAYLRQKRCLVILDNFDMLLQSGQQGGVFQPACEGYHELLQYAGELNHASCVLLTSREKPQGIDALEGDRFPVRTFYLTGLDAISSQRVLNSKGITGSAAEIDRLIDYYRGHPLVLKIVSTTICELFGGNITQFLQQGHGVFNGLRQLLAKQMQRLSALEQAIAVFT; translated from the coding sequence ATGACTGATTGGTCTTTTGGGGAAGCGCTGTTGGTTTTGGATGCTGTCTTAGCACCCAACTCGCTCAGCAATTTAGAGGAATTGATGATTCGCTACTGTAGCGAGGGTAAAACCTACGCTGAGATTGCCCAAATAACGGGGTACGACGATGACTATATCCGTACTGTGGGGTTTCGGCTCTGGCAACGGCTGTCGAAAGTAATGAGCCTGAGGGTGTCTAAAAGTAACTTTCAGACGATCCTGCGCCGCTATCAAGAGTCTAAATCTCGCCCCACAACCAATCCTCATCCTGAAACAACAGCAATATCGCACTGCCACGCTGACTGGGACACTGCCGCCGATGCTCCCCATTTTTATGGACGTGACAGTGAGGTCGCCACCCTGAGTCGATGGGTCGCGGAAGATCGCTGTCGGCTGGTTAGCATTCTGGGGATGGGTGGTATTGGTAAAAGTTCGCTGGCGATTCGGCTGGCGCAAACCCTGCAACCGCAATTTGAGGTTTTGATCTGGCGATCGCTCAAATCTGCCCCACCGCTTGACGAACTGCTGAACGGACTGCTGAAATTTCTCGCCCCCTCCCCTGACACATCCATCCCTACAACGGTAGCGGCTAAACTCGAACAATTAATTGCTTATCTGCGCCAAAAACGCTGCCTTGTGATTCTGGATAACTTCGACATGCTGTTGCAGAGCGGACAGCAAGGTGGAGTATTTCAACCTGCCTGTGAGGGATATCACGAATTACTGCAATATGCGGGCGAACTCAATCACGCTAGTTGTGTCCTGCTCACCAGCCGGGAGAAGCCCCAGGGTATCGATGCCTTAGAAGGCGATCGCTTCCCCGTGCGCACTTTTTACTTAACGGGATTGGATGCGATATCGAGCCAGCGGGTGCTTAATAGCAAAGGTATAACTGGTTCGGCAGCAGAGATCGATCGATTGATCGACTATTACCGAGGACATCCACTGGTACTCAAAATCGTTTCCACTACGATTTGCGAACTGTTTGGAGGAAATATCACGCAATTTCTCCAACAAGGTCACGGGGTTTTCAATGGGCTGCGGCAACTGCTCGCTAAGCAAATGCAGCGCCTCTCCGCTCTGGAGCAAGCTATAGCGGTTTTCACTTGA
- a CDS encoding glycoside hydrolase family 19 protein, with translation MAIKRKEFYEGYRKFFRPTLSQSEVDGYEAMFDYWDSSGLTDLRWLAYAIATAYHETGELMEPVREGFCNTDACSINAVTDLFDRGIIGVNYALPDPGTGKSYFGRGLVQLTFAANYKKMGKEIGKDLYNHPELALDLKTSVEILFKGMEKGLFTGLRFADFFNSGTDWVHARKIINDMDRANLIAGYAQDFFVSLQ, from the coding sequence ATGGCAATTAAAAGAAAAGAGTTCTATGAAGGCTATAGAAAATTCTTTCGACCGACGTTGAGTCAATCAGAGGTGGATGGGTACGAGGCGATGTTTGACTATTGGGATAGCAGTGGTCTTACCGATCTTCGCTGGCTTGCCTATGCAATAGCCACAGCCTATCATGAAACTGGTGAGCTAATGGAACCTGTTAGAGAAGGCTTTTGCAACACTGATGCTTGTTCCATCAATGCAGTAACTGATTTATTTGATCGAGGAATAATTGGTGTGAACTATGCGTTGCCAGATCCTGGAACTGGTAAAAGCTATTTTGGCAGAGGTCTTGTTCAACTCACCTTTGCTGCCAACTATAAAAAAATGGGTAAAGAAATTGGGAAGGACTTATATAATCATCCCGAGCTAGCCTTAGATTTGAAGACATCGGTAGAGATCTTGTTTAAGGGAATGGAAAAAGGATTATTTACAGGTCTTCGCTTTGCCGATTTTTTCAACAGCGGTACCGACTGGGTTCATGCCAGGAAAATTATCAATGATATGGATAGGGCAAACTTGATTGCTGGATATGCACAAGACTTTTTCGTTAGTCTTCAGTAA
- a CDS encoding WD40/YVTN/BNR-like repeat-containing protein — translation MTVSRSSPTSLRNLLQNVARQSTLKFVSIIDTEILELNSEAALLFVNLREAGSHSGSVERTHGVIVKTSDGGMNWRVTLDTGEPSSSSSRGTGSLMMDESFLLRKESNDEISNLWIVSQWQIEATFPTLYLTVDGGETWQESGTIGQFLGSRGHSTFNYAEGLRFRNENEGVVIARAEDGKTNIYFLQTSDGGKTWEETSAVPSWYFEVRNARNLYRMRNNRFQIVNNESELSVMKLLDSLPKILK, via the coding sequence ATGACTGTCTCACGTTCTAGTCCAACCTCATTGAGGAATTTACTCCAAAACGTAGCAAGACAATCAACACTAAAGTTCGTAAGCATTATTGACACTGAGATTCTAGAGCTGAACTCAGAAGCTGCTCTGTTATTCGTGAATTTGAGAGAAGCAGGATCGCACTCTGGATCTGTTGAACGAACCCATGGAGTTATTGTTAAAACGTCTGATGGCGGGATGAATTGGCGGGTCACTCTGGACACTGGAGAGCCAAGTAGTTCTTCCTCTCGCGGGACAGGTTCTTTAATGATGGATGAGTCATTTCTGTTACGGAAAGAATCCAATGACGAGATCAGTAATTTGTGGATTGTGTCACAATGGCAAATAGAGGCAACTTTCCCAACCCTATATTTGACAGTAGATGGAGGAGAAACTTGGCAAGAATCAGGGACTATAGGTCAGTTCTTAGGTTCTAGGGGACATAGTACATTTAATTACGCTGAAGGTCTACGGTTTCGTAATGAAAATGAAGGAGTTGTAATTGCTAGGGCTGAAGATGGAAAAACCAACATATATTTTCTCCAAACCTCAGATGGCGGTAAAACATGGGAAGAAACTTCTGCAGTACCTTCATGGTATTTTGAAGTCAGAAATGCTAGAAATTTATATCGAATGAGAAATAATCGTTTTCAAATCGTCAACAATGAAAGTGAACTTTCCGTTATGAAACTGTTGGATAGCCTCCCAAAAATCCTGAAATGA
- a CDS encoding D-Ala-D-Ala carboxypeptidase family metallohydrolase has translation MQLTTNFTLEEFTRSTTADRLGIDNTPNATEIANIRLLCTQILQPARSALGPIQISSGFRSDALNRAVGGVSDSAHRLGFAADVVPVNVGTLELAKWIKNNTLFDQVILEFGTLANPNWIHVSADPRQRMSVLQAFGNPTQYQSVII, from the coding sequence ATGCAACTTACCACTAATTTTACGCTTGAAGAATTTACAAGATCGACAACTGCAGATCGTCTGGGAATTGACAATACGCCTAACGCTACAGAGATTGCTAATATTCGCTTATTATGTACGCAAATTCTTCAGCCAGCGCGTTCAGCTCTAGGTCCAATTCAAATATCTTCTGGCTTCCGCTCAGACGCTCTGAATAGAGCTGTTGGCGGTGTATCAGATAGCGCACATAGACTAGGATTCGCAGCAGACGTAGTTCCCGTGAATGTCGGCACATTAGAACTCGCAAAATGGATCAAGAATAATACTTTATTTGATCAAGTTATTCTTGAATTTGGCACACTTGCAAATCCCAACTGGATACATGTTAGTGCAGATCCAAGACAGCGTATGTCTGTTCTCCAAGCGTTTGGAAACCCAACTCAATATCAATCAGTAATTATCTAA
- a CDS encoding DUF1906 domain-containing protein, with the protein MPSTLTNVAIENAPDNAIGFDVNHPISSAQAKAAFKSGFLFCIRYVPRLELNIEPVGDPDITFNEANRILDSGLALFLVQHVSNPGWSANGIKGARFGKNAAIYANECGFPRGVNIFLDLEEVSSASSPSQIEDFCNEWFDALSISGYEPGVYVGSKNGLNAAQLFSGTKFAHYWHAASQADPPTPRPTDRGYQVFQPLHLTSTQFGKLNHVSLIDKIGLGGTHPAFEIDLKVGSEVIEDVDLDFTITDKKGGNVKWIRRV; encoded by the coding sequence ATGCCGTCCACGCTAACAAATGTTGCGATCGAAAATGCACCAGACAATGCAATTGGGTTTGATGTCAATCATCCGATCTCTAGTGCACAAGCTAAAGCAGCTTTCAAATCTGGTTTTTTGTTTTGTATACGATATGTACCAAGACTTGAACTTAACATTGAACCAGTTGGCGATCCCGATATTACATTTAATGAGGCAAACAGAATTTTGGATTCAGGCTTAGCACTCTTTCTCGTACAACACGTCAGTAATCCTGGCTGGTCTGCAAATGGGATAAAAGGTGCACGTTTTGGCAAAAATGCTGCAATTTATGCCAATGAATGTGGTTTCCCGCGTGGGGTTAATATATTTCTAGATCTAGAGGAAGTGAGTTCAGCTTCATCACCTAGTCAGATTGAGGATTTCTGTAATGAATGGTTTGATGCACTCAGTATATCTGGATATGAGCCTGGAGTTTACGTAGGTTCCAAAAATGGTTTAAATGCCGCACAACTTTTCTCTGGCACTAAGTTTGCGCACTACTGGCATGCAGCATCACAGGCAGATCCCCCAACACCCAGACCTACCGATCGGGGGTATCAAGTCTTTCAACCTCTGCATCTAACATCCACTCAGTTTGGCAAGCTTAATCATGTGTCTTTGATTGATAAAATTGGTTTAGGGGGTACTCATCCAGCATTTGAGATAGATCTAAAAGTAGGATCTGAAGTCATTGAAGATGTTGATCTGGATTTTACTATCACAGACAAAAAAGGTGGGAATGTCAAGTGGATTAGAAGAGTGTAA